The Leucobacter sp. UCMA 4100 genome window below encodes:
- a CDS encoding acetyl/propionyl/methylcrotonyl-CoA carboxylase subunit alpha encodes MSRLNKVLIANRGEIAVRIIRAATDAGIASVAVYADQDRDALHAQLADEAYALDGTTSAETYLVIDKLLAVARRSGADAVHPGYGFLAENANFARAVIDAGLTWIGPSPEAIERLGDKVSARHVAEKVGAPLAAGTSDPVKNADEVLAFADEVGLPIAIKAAFGGGGRGLKVAYERDEVAELFESATREAVAAFGRGECFVEKYLEKPRHVETQCLADQHGNVVVISTRDCSLQRRHQKLVEEAPAPFLTEEQNAELYRASKAILAEVGYVGAGTCEFLVAQDGTISFLEVNTRLQVEHTVSEEITGIDLVREQFRIAEGGVIDYADPVAHGHSFEFRINGEDPGNGFLPAPGTVTQFTMVSGPGVRIDTGVQAGDVISGAFDSMLGKLIVTGATRDEALARARRTLAEFEVQGMPTVVPFHRKIVSDPAFTAKNGTFGVYTLWIENEWVNDIEPWQGQSVLGTAGPQRHSVVVEVDGRRIEVRMPTSLLPLSDQEVTRGPAPKRTKSASLSGGSGTTVSAPMQATVVKLAVEEGQEVSEGDLVVVLEAMKMEQSIFAHRDGVIEAIDAPVGSTVPSGHVLLSIVDPA; translated from the coding sequence ATGTCGCGACTCAACAAAGTACTCATTGCTAACCGTGGTGAGATTGCAGTTCGTATTATCCGTGCAGCAACTGACGCTGGAATCGCCTCGGTCGCGGTCTATGCAGACCAAGATCGTGATGCCCTTCACGCGCAACTCGCAGACGAGGCCTACGCGCTCGATGGCACCACGAGTGCCGAGACCTACCTTGTCATCGACAAGCTGCTCGCCGTTGCCCGCCGCTCTGGCGCAGACGCGGTGCACCCCGGCTACGGCTTTCTCGCTGAGAACGCCAATTTTGCCCGCGCGGTGATTGATGCGGGGCTGACGTGGATCGGCCCCAGCCCCGAGGCCATCGAACGCCTCGGCGACAAGGTTTCGGCCCGTCACGTGGCTGAGAAGGTGGGTGCGCCGCTCGCGGCCGGCACGAGTGACCCGGTCAAGAACGCCGACGAGGTGCTCGCCTTTGCCGACGAGGTCGGCCTGCCTATCGCGATCAAGGCTGCGTTTGGCGGCGGCGGTCGCGGCCTCAAGGTCGCGTACGAGCGCGACGAGGTCGCCGAGCTCTTCGAGTCGGCCACCCGTGAGGCGGTTGCCGCCTTTGGTCGCGGTGAGTGCTTCGTCGAGAAGTACCTCGAGAAGCCCCGTCACGTCGAGACCCAGTGCCTCGCCGACCAGCACGGCAACGTCGTGGTCATTTCGACGCGCGACTGCTCTCTGCAGCGCCGTCACCAGAAACTTGTTGAAGAGGCACCGGCGCCCTTCCTCACCGAAGAGCAGAACGCCGAGCTGTACCGCGCTTCGAAGGCGATTCTCGCCGAGGTCGGCTACGTCGGCGCCGGCACCTGCGAGTTCCTCGTGGCACAAGACGGCACGATCTCGTTCCTCGAGGTCAACACCCGCCTGCAGGTTGAGCACACCGTCTCTGAAGAGATCACGGGTATCGACCTCGTGCGCGAACAGTTCCGCATCGCCGAGGGCGGCGTCATTGACTACGCCGACCCCGTCGCGCACGGCCACTCGTTCGAGTTTCGTATCAACGGCGAAGATCCGGGCAACGGCTTCCTGCCTGCCCCGGGCACCGTCACCCAGTTCACCATGGTCAGCGGCCCCGGCGTTCGCATCGACACCGGTGTTCAGGCTGGCGATGTCATCTCGGGTGCTTTCGACTCAATGCTCGGCAAGCTCATCGTCACGGGCGCGACCCGCGACGAGGCACTCGCCCGCGCACGCCGCACCCTCGCAGAGTTCGAGGTGCAGGGCATGCCAACCGTGGTTCCGTTCCACCGCAAGATCGTCAGTGACCCGGCCTTCACCGCCAAAAACGGCACCTTTGGCGTGTACACCCTGTGGATCGAGAACGAGTGGGTCAACGACATCGAGCCGTGGCAGGGCCAGTCGGTTCTCGGCACCGCCGGCCCGCAGCGCCACAGCGTTGTCGTTGAGGTCGATGGCCGCCGTATCGAGGTTCGCATGCCGACCTCGCTGCTGCCGCTCTCTGACCAAGAGGTGACTCGCGGCCCCGCTCCGAAACGCACGAAGAGTGCGAGCCTCTCGGGCGGCAGCGGCACGACCGTCTCGGCCCCGATGCAGGCTACCGTCGTGAAGCTCGCGGTCGAAGAGGGTCAAGAGGTTTCTGAGGGCGATCTCGTGGTCGTGCTCGAGGCGATGAAGATGGAGCAGTCGATCTTCGCGCACCGCGACGGTGTCATCGAAGCGATCGACGCTCCCGTCGGTTCGACGGTTCCGAGCGGCCACGTGCTGCTCTCGATCGTCGACCCCGCCTAA
- a CDS encoding MaoC/PaaZ C-terminal domain-containing protein, producing MPQYTDLSVGDVVVTRDLTLTRDSLVRYAGASLDFNPIHYRDDVAQSVGLPGVLAHGMLTMGAAASPVAEWIGASGIIVDYQSRFTKPVPVDATEGAQVSVTATVGKLDDEAQEARIDLKVVFNEQTVLGKSQVVVRFTKGDL from the coding sequence ATGCCCCAGTACACAGACCTCAGCGTCGGTGACGTCGTCGTTACCCGCGACCTCACCCTCACCCGCGACTCACTCGTGCGCTACGCGGGTGCATCGCTCGACTTCAACCCCATTCACTACCGCGACGATGTCGCCCAGTCGGTCGGGCTTCCCGGGGTGCTTGCTCACGGCATGCTCACGATGGGCGCTGCTGCGAGCCCCGTTGCCGAGTGGATCGGCGCGAGCGGCATCATTGTCGATTACCAGTCGCGCTTCACGAAGCCGGTTCCCGTCGATGCCACCGAGGGCGCTCAGGTGAGCGTCACTGCGACCGTCGGCAAGCTCGATGACGAGGCCCAGGAGGCTCGTATCGACCTCAAAGTGGTGTTCAATGAACAGACGGTGCTCGGTAAGAGCCAGGTCGTGGTTCGTTTCACGAAGGGCGACCTGTGA
- a CDS encoding sensor histidine kinase, with product MTRTTLAERLSRVSLLSKITAVTVFILTLGLFVAGAGTLAFLKPQLAVNEDEKLKQLLVDPTSELAVGANPQEIRREDVLFASDQYYIAVLDEAGNILFDNFQSRGSRVSPSVPEISAHWVEQNGDTPFTLDGRDGSQWRAVAAELRPQGSSAAPVGSMLFAVSTDNVNQVMAQYLTVFTGFGIAVILLGAALTRLLVIATFEPLHEVERTALEIADGDFSKRIQVRAPGTEVGHLGQSLNVMLDEIDASFNDRSKTIEQMRRFVGDAGHELRTPLVSVRGYAELYRMGAIQTPEDVAQAMGRIESEAIRMGDLVEDLLALARLDEKRPLDLQPVNLVPLAQDAAMDARAQEPDREIEVVIDDDPVIVRADEMKVRQVLTNLIANAMRHTPDGSPIEVVVSALPGKTTGQFEIVDHGDGIPEQLRDKIFDRFYRADNSRNRETGGSGLGLAIVKSIAEAHRGAVSAHETDGGGATFRVELPLEFYAEAAE from the coding sequence GTGACCCGTACAACACTCGCAGAGCGCCTTTCCCGCGTCTCGCTGCTCAGCAAGATCACGGCGGTGACGGTTTTTATCCTCACCCTCGGCTTGTTCGTGGCGGGCGCGGGAACGCTCGCGTTTTTGAAACCGCAGCTCGCGGTGAACGAAGACGAGAAGCTCAAGCAGCTGCTCGTCGATCCGACCTCTGAGCTCGCGGTGGGTGCGAACCCGCAAGAGATCAGGCGCGAAGACGTGCTCTTCGCCTCTGATCAGTACTATATTGCCGTGCTCGACGAGGCCGGCAATATTCTCTTCGACAACTTCCAGTCTCGCGGTAGCCGGGTCTCACCCTCGGTGCCCGAGATCAGCGCCCACTGGGTCGAGCAAAACGGTGATACGCCGTTCACCCTCGACGGGCGAGACGGTTCGCAGTGGCGCGCCGTCGCCGCAGAGTTGAGGCCGCAGGGCTCATCGGCTGCTCCGGTCGGGTCGATGCTCTTCGCCGTCTCGACCGACAACGTCAACCAGGTCATGGCGCAGTACCTCACGGTGTTCACGGGCTTTGGCATCGCCGTAATTCTGCTTGGCGCCGCCCTCACGCGCTTGCTCGTCATCGCGACCTTTGAGCCGCTGCACGAGGTTGAGCGCACCGCGCTCGAGATCGCCGACGGCGACTTCTCGAAGCGCATCCAGGTGCGCGCCCCCGGCACCGAGGTCGGGCACCTCGGCCAGTCGCTCAACGTCATGCTCGACGAGATTGACGCTTCGTTCAACGACCGTTCGAAGACGATCGAGCAAATGCGTCGCTTCGTGGGTGATGCCGGCCACGAGTTGCGCACCCCGCTCGTCTCGGTGCGCGGTTACGCCGAGCTTTACCGCATGGGCGCGATTCAAACGCCCGAAGACGTTGCGCAGGCGATGGGCCGCATCGAGAGCGAGGCGATTCGCATGGGTGACCTTGTCGAAGACCTGCTCGCACTCGCCAGACTCGACGAGAAACGCCCCCTCGACCTGCAGCCGGTCAACCTCGTGCCGCTCGCACAGGACGCCGCGATGGATGCCAGGGCCCAGGAGCCCGACCGCGAGATTGAGGTCGTGATCGATGACGATCCCGTGATCGTGCGCGCCGACGAGATGAAGGTGCGGCAGGTGCTCACGAATCTCATCGCCAATGCGATGCGGCACACCCCTGACGGCAGCCCGATCGAGGTCGTCGTCTCGGCGCTGCCCGGCAAAACGACCGGTCAGTTCGAGATCGTCGACCACGGCGACGGCATTCCAGAGCAGCTGCGCGACAAGATTTTCGATCGCTTTTACCGCGCCGACAATTCCCGAAATCGCGAGACCGGCGGATCGGGGCTCGGCCTCGCGATCGTCAAGTCGATTGCCGAGGCTCACCGAGGTGCCGTGTCGGCTCACGAGACCGACGGGGGCGGCGCGACGTTCAGGGTCGAGCTGCCGCTCGAGTTCTACGCCGAGGCGGCAGAGTAG
- a CDS encoding MalY/PatB family protein, with protein sequence MTDFTAETEALHCQPAETLRQERTSIKWAGCQSGVLPMFIAEMDFTVDERIREALIAQIERSDLGYSGDLSGLVGAFADFAADRWAWQPEREFFYGAPDVSFGVKAVLRHLLPEGARVALATPSYPSFFGYLTELGVECVEIPLAGSGETLHLDTDAIDRAFGASGADRVHAMVLSNPHNPHGIAHSAADLEALAASAARHGAIVIADEIHAPLVHHGVTFTPFAPIAAAAGATSVTVTSASKGWNIAGTKCALIYAPPATSPDSLREYLTVALSGSTSILGRTASQVAFADCRDWLDRAITQVSSNGRLLAELLAEHVPGARYTPPKTSYLAWIDLSDAGLGPTPAFTLLEKADLIVSDGATFGANGHGCIRLNLGCSEEVLREAVARMGRAAAPAAAPAGLPR encoded by the coding sequence ATGACTGATTTCACCGCCGAAACCGAAGCCCTGCACTGCCAGCCCGCAGAGACCCTGCGCCAAGAGCGCACGAGCATCAAGTGGGCCGGCTGTCAGAGTGGCGTGCTTCCCATGTTTATCGCCGAAATGGATTTCACGGTCGACGAGCGCATTCGCGAGGCACTCATCGCGCAGATTGAGCGCTCTGACCTCGGCTACTCGGGCGACCTCAGCGGGCTCGTGGGAGCCTTCGCCGACTTCGCAGCGGATCGCTGGGCCTGGCAGCCCGAACGCGAGTTCTTTTACGGCGCCCCCGACGTCAGCTTCGGGGTCAAGGCCGTGCTGAGGCACCTGCTGCCCGAGGGCGCCCGCGTTGCCCTCGCAACCCCGAGCTACCCCTCGTTCTTCGGCTACCTCACCGAGCTCGGCGTCGAGTGCGTCGAGATCCCGCTCGCAGGCTCGGGCGAAACCCTGCACCTCGACACCGACGCGATCGACCGCGCTTTCGGTGCCTCGGGAGCCGACCGCGTGCACGCCATGGTGCTCTCAAACCCCCACAACCCGCATGGCATCGCCCACTCGGCCGCCGACCTCGAGGCCCTTGCCGCCTCGGCCGCCCGCCACGGCGCCATCGTCATCGCCGACGAGATCCACGCACCGCTCGTGCACCACGGCGTCACCTTCACCCCCTTCGCCCCCATCGCGGCCGCAGCCGGCGCCACCTCGGTCACCGTCACCTCGGCCTCAAAGGGCTGGAACATCGCCGGCACCAAGTGCGCCCTCATCTACGCACCCCCGGCAACCTCGCCCGACTCACTGCGCGAATACCTCACCGTCGCCCTCAGCGGATCGACGAGCATTCTCGGCCGCACCGCCTCGCAAGTCGCGTTCGCCGACTGCCGCGACTGGCTCGACCGCGCCATCACCCAGGTCAGCTCGAACGGCCGCCTGCTCGCCGAGCTCCTTGCCGAGCACGTTCCCGGCGCGCGCTACACCCCGCCCAAGACGAGCTACCTCGCATGGATCGACCTCAGCGACGCCGGCCTCGGCCCCACCCCTGCCTTCACACTGCTCGAAAAGGCCGACCTCATCGTGAGCGACGGCGCCACCTTCGGGGCCAACGGTCACGGCTGCATTCGCCTGAACCTCGGCTGCTCCGAGGAGGTGCTGCGCGAGGCGGTGGCCCGCATGGGGCGTGCGGCTGCGCCGGCTGCCGCCCCGGCTGGCCTCCCGCGCTGA
- a CDS encoding DNA repair helicase XPB, which translates to MELGPLIIQSDHTALLEVAHPDSENARHDLAVFAELERAPEHVHTYRITRLGLWNARAAGHTADEVIATLTRYAKFPMPSNVELEIRDSMDRYGNLRIERRDDQLVLTAQNPLVLREMSQSKAVAQLLGHQIDDLTYEIEPLTRGELKQALLKRGWPAEDLAGYTPGTPHDIELLETDWAMRDYQRTAVDTFERGGSGVVVLPCGAGKTIVGAGAMARVKAQTLILVTGAVSARQWRDELLKRTNLTEDEIGEYSGQVKEVKPVTIATYQILTSKRGGAYQHLSLLSEHDWGLIVYDEVHLLPAPVFKLTAELQARRRIGLTATLVREDGREGDVFSLIGPKRYDVPWREIEAQGFIAPAACYEVRVSLDDDERLRYASAEDSERYRIASSAPVKQDITREIIEQHPGESVLVIGQYIEQLEEMAEALDAPLITGKTPVDEREELFGQFRRGEVTTLVVSKVANFSIDLPDASVAIQISGSYGSRQEEAQRLGRLLRPKSNGMQASFYTIVTADTVDQDFAQNRQRFLAEQGYAYTIVRAGDLASLYSAASA; encoded by the coding sequence ATGGAACTTGGCCCCCTCATCATTCAGAGTGACCACACCGCGCTGCTCGAAGTCGCTCACCCCGACTCTGAAAACGCTCGCCACGATCTCGCCGTGTTTGCCGAGCTCGAGCGTGCCCCCGAGCACGTGCACACCTACCGCATCACGCGGCTGGGCCTGTGGAACGCGCGCGCTGCCGGCCACACCGCCGACGAGGTGATCGCGACGCTCACCCGCTACGCGAAGTTCCCGATGCCCTCGAACGTCGAGCTCGAGATTCGCGACTCTATGGATCGCTACGGCAACCTGCGCATCGAACGCCGTGACGACCAGCTCGTGCTCACCGCCCAGAACCCGCTCGTGCTGCGCGAGATGTCGCAGTCGAAGGCCGTTGCGCAGTTGCTCGGCCACCAGATCGATGACCTCACCTACGAGATCGAGCCGCTCACGCGAGGCGAGCTCAAACAGGCGCTGCTCAAGCGCGGCTGGCCGGCCGAAGATCTCGCGGGCTACACCCCCGGAACCCCTCACGACATCGAGCTACTCGAGACCGACTGGGCCATGCGCGACTACCAGCGCACGGCCGTCGACACCTTTGAACGAGGCGGATCAGGCGTCGTGGTGCTGCCCTGCGGTGCCGGCAAGACCATCGTTGGTGCGGGAGCGATGGCTCGCGTCAAGGCGCAGACCCTCATTCTCGTGACCGGCGCCGTCTCGGCTCGCCAGTGGCGCGATGAGCTGCTCAAGCGCACGAACCTCACCGAAGACGAGATCGGCGAGTACTCGGGCCAGGTCAAAGAGGTCAAGCCCGTCACGATCGCGACCTACCAAATTCTCACGAGCAAGCGCGGCGGGGCCTACCAGCACCTCTCGCTGCTCAGCGAGCACGACTGGGGCCTCATCGTCTACGACGAGGTGCACCTCTTGCCCGCCCCGGTCTTCAAGCTCACGGCTGAACTGCAGGCCCGGCGCCGCATCGGCCTCACCGCGACGCTCGTGCGCGAAGACGGCCGCGAGGGCGACGTGTTCAGCCTCATCGGCCCGAAGCGCTACGACGTGCCCTGGCGCGAGATCGAGGCACAGGGCTTCATCGCCCCGGCTGCCTGCTACGAGGTGCGCGTCTCGCTCGATGATGATGAACGGCTACGCTACGCCTCTGCCGAAGACTCAGAGCGCTACCGAATCGCCTCGAGCGCGCCCGTGAAACAAGACATCACGCGCGAGATCATCGAACAGCACCCTGGCGAGAGCGTGCTCGTGATCGGCCAGTACATCGAACAGCTCGAAGAGATGGCCGAGGCACTTGACGCCCCGCTCATCACCGGCAAAACCCCGGTCGACGAGCGTGAAGAACTCTTCGGGCAGTTTCGTCGCGGCGAAGTCACGACGCTCGTGGTTTCGAAGGTCGCAAACTTCTCAATCGACCTACCCGACGCCTCGGTCGCCATTCAGATCTCGGGCTCGTACGGCTCACGCCAGGAAGAGGCACAGCGTCTCGGCCGGCTGCTTCGCCCGAAGAGCAACGGCATGCAGGCCTCGTTTTACACGATCGTCACGGCCGACACCGTCGACCAGGACTTCGCGCAAAACCGGCAGCGCTTTCTCGCCGAGCAGGGCTACGCCTACACGATCGTTCGAGCGGGCGACCTCGCGTCGCTCTACTCTGCCGCCTCGGCGTAG
- a CDS encoding response regulator transcription factor — MNKGPRILIVDDEPSIRELLSTSLRFAGFGVRAIANGAGAISAVLEEEPDLIILDVMLPDMNGFSVTKRLRSAGYTAPILFLTAKDDVEDKIQGLTVGGDDYVTKPFSLDEIIARIKAILRRTIQEDEESTLAVGVISLDQDTHEVSVNGTPIELSPTEFKLLRYLMLNPNRVLSKSQILDHVWEYDFNGDAGIVESYISYLRRKLDPLTEEPLIHTKRGFGYMLKVSETK, encoded by the coding sequence ATGAACAAGGGACCACGCATTCTGATCGTCGACGACGAGCCCAGCATTCGCGAACTGCTCAGCACGAGCCTTCGCTTCGCAGGGTTCGGCGTGCGCGCCATCGCTAATGGCGCCGGAGCTATCTCCGCCGTACTCGAAGAAGAACCCGACCTCATCATTCTCGACGTTATGTTGCCAGATATGAACGGCTTCAGCGTCACCAAGCGACTGCGGTCGGCGGGCTACACCGCCCCGATTCTCTTTCTCACCGCGAAAGACGATGTCGAAGACAAGATCCAGGGCCTCACGGTCGGCGGCGACGACTACGTCACGAAGCCCTTCTCACTTGACGAGATCATTGCTCGCATCAAGGCCATCTTGCGCCGCACGATTCAAGAAGACGAAGAGTCAACGTTGGCCGTCGGCGTCATTAGCCTCGATCAAGACACCCACGAGGTGAGCGTGAACGGCACGCCGATCGAGCTGTCGCCAACCGAGTTCAAGCTGTTGCGCTACCTCATGCTCAACCCGAACCGAGTGCTCTCGAAGTCGCAAATTCTCGACCACGTCTGGGAATACGACTTCAACGGCGACGCGGGCATCGTCGAGTCGTACATCTCGTACTTGCGACGCAAGCTCGATCCGCTCACTGAAGAGCCGCTCATTCACACCAAGCGCGGCTTCGGCTACATGCTGAAGGTTTCTGAAACCAAGTAA
- a CDS encoding FAS1-like dehydratase domain-containing protein codes for MVNVAVQGKQYEATAPYLVGREKVREFARAVLSEAPMHHDVDAARAAGFADVVAPPTFAVVVQDATLQQLLADDEADVDFSRVVHGDQRFSYTRPIVAGDALTATLTVASVKQLGAHSMVTASSNIVDAHGEHVVTAISTLVVRGEE; via the coding sequence GTGGTTAATGTAGCGGTTCAAGGTAAACAGTACGAGGCAACCGCGCCCTACCTCGTGGGGCGCGAAAAGGTTCGTGAGTTCGCGCGCGCTGTGCTCAGCGAAGCGCCGATGCATCACGACGTTGACGCGGCACGTGCGGCCGGCTTTGCCGATGTCGTAGCGCCGCCGACCTTCGCGGTCGTGGTGCAAGATGCGACGCTGCAGCAGTTGCTCGCCGACGACGAGGCCGACGTTGACTTCTCGCGCGTCGTGCACGGCGACCAGCGCTTTAGCTACACCAGGCCCATCGTCGCGGGCGACGCGCTCACCGCGACGCTCACGGTCGCCTCGGTCAAGCAGCTCGGCGCACACTCAATGGTCACCGCCTCGAGCAACATTGTTGACGCGCACGGCGAGCACGTCGTGACCGCGATCTCGACGCTCGTTGTCAGAGGAGAAGAATAG
- a CDS encoding UDP-N-acetylmuramate dehydrogenase — MSESVASLASLTTMRVGGHADRVLVARSREELIERSIELWADGDDWLLLGGGSNTIVSDEGYPGPVLLARSEGIEVIDDPSLSANKVRVRVQAGQDWDSVVVTTLARGWGGLEALSGIPGCAGAAPMQNIGAYGCEIADVLVSIELLERDTEEVRMVSAEELAFGYRDSALKRRDLEGVVLSIDLVLTRGADGSAASAPVVFPQLAKALGVKLGAIVSGRDVRESVLSLRGSKGMVLDSADHDTWSAGSFFTNPIVSADFAKSLPGNAPRFPMEPAPERPIAVPLEDAANLEAYLPPQAADRRVKLSAAWLIEHAGVKPGYRIPGSGAGVSTKHSLAITNRGSATAADVAELARYITTRVQSEFGVLLVPEPNIYGLQL; from the coding sequence GTGAGCGAGAGCGTCGCATCGCTCGCGTCGCTCACCACGATGAGGGTTGGCGGCCACGCTGACCGCGTACTCGTCGCCCGGTCGCGCGAGGAGCTCATCGAGCGTTCGATTGAGCTCTGGGCCGACGGCGACGACTGGCTGCTGCTTGGCGGCGGATCAAACACGATCGTCAGCGATGAAGGCTACCCCGGGCCGGTCCTGCTTGCCCGCAGCGAGGGCATCGAGGTCATCGACGACCCCTCGCTTTCCGCCAACAAGGTGCGAGTTCGGGTGCAAGCTGGCCAAGACTGGGACTCGGTCGTCGTCACCACCCTCGCCCGTGGCTGGGGCGGCCTCGAAGCGCTCTCGGGCATTCCGGGCTGCGCTGGCGCTGCCCCCATGCAAAACATTGGCGCCTACGGCTGCGAAATCGCCGACGTACTCGTCTCGATCGAGCTGCTCGAGCGTGACACCGAAGAGGTGCGCATGGTCTCGGCCGAAGAGCTCGCTTTCGGGTACCGCGACTCGGCCCTGAAGCGCCGCGACCTCGAGGGAGTCGTGCTCTCGATCGACCTCGTGCTCACTCGCGGAGCCGACGGCTCAGCCGCGAGCGCCCCCGTCGTCTTCCCGCAGCTCGCGAAGGCCCTCGGCGTCAAGCTCGGAGCCATCGTCTCGGGCCGCGACGTTCGCGAAAGCGTGCTATCGCTGCGTGGCTCGAAGGGCATGGTGCTCGACTCTGCCGACCACGACACCTGGTCTGCCGGTTCGTTCTTCACGAACCCCATCGTGAGCGCCGACTTCGCGAAGTCGCTTCCGGGCAATGCTCCTCGCTTCCCGATGGAGCCGGCTCCCGAGCGCCCCATCGCGGTCCCGCTCGAAGACGCCGCAAACCTCGAGGCCTACCTGCCACCGCAGGCGGCCGACCGCCGCGTGAAGCTCTCGGCCGCCTGGCTCATCGAGCACGCCGGCGTGAAACCCGGCTACCGCATTCCCGGCTCGGGCGCGGGCGTCTCGACAAAGCACTCCCTCGCAATCACCAACCGCGGATCGGCGACAGCCGCCGACGTCGCCGAGCTGGCCCGGTACATCACGACCCGCGTGCAGTCGGAGTTCGGGGTGCTGCTGGTTCCCGAGCCGAACATCTACGGCCTGCAGCTCTAG
- a CDS encoding helicase-associated domain-containing protein, producing MLSTVRLAQTLAGFDRAALEHLLLERSLDGEVPHLTELAIRLLNETSITRALRHLTLLELTVLDRLGSEHRAAADSPEIFAKLKALGLCTDEGALPEVQEALAGLIETHGTLPEPRDFLALDESDYAEAEPASDWPQRAFLETQRAVLTLQFARETPLKLTRARSMTKVSERALCEATFAPESSVAFTTAALTLLGALRPEAQQLTVTENAGGWATLPHPTRWVALASAIVKSMPQLLRSALSVPGRNLAAIINHTTTVTYPFMSEPEREALSLFAEHCEHFAITSNGVFTPAAERLLAEPADISGAIRLAHEHFPAAVAGVYLQPDLSVIAPGPLDPRQGLALLQLADLTAPGLATTFMLSERSLTAALERGWSVPEMREFFAETALTPLPQPLEYLLKDLAERHGTLEVQPLNNTDGATIVRVRDERLARELLADSRLQLLSLTATEKPTELFTRFSQPHVMALLLDARYPASNANRSRARSDDAAAHADRDEAETVRLIEQIAPAHRHDETQTQRAWAEQQAAQLTEGTQGGAGLDIVPVLELAARTGETMRITVSDGKREHLLDLQPVSVSQGRLRAIDPKAQLERTVSVRAITAVEPIHKTEG from the coding sequence ATGCTCAGTACGGTTCGGCTTGCGCAAACCCTCGCGGGCTTTGATCGTGCGGCATTGGAACATCTGCTTCTTGAGCGGAGCCTCGACGGTGAGGTTCCGCATCTCACTGAACTCGCGATCCGCTTGCTCAATGAGACGAGTATCACCCGAGCACTCCGTCATCTCACGCTGCTCGAGCTCACCGTGCTCGACCGCCTCGGGAGCGAGCACCGCGCCGCTGCCGACAGCCCCGAGATCTTCGCAAAGCTCAAGGCGCTCGGACTCTGCACCGACGAAGGAGCCCTTCCCGAGGTGCAGGAGGCGCTCGCAGGCCTCATCGAGACACACGGCACGCTGCCGGAACCCCGAGACTTTCTCGCCCTTGATGAGAGCGACTACGCCGAGGCTGAACCCGCGAGCGATTGGCCCCAACGTGCTTTCCTTGAGACGCAACGTGCCGTACTCACCCTGCAGTTTGCACGCGAGACACCGCTGAAACTCACCCGAGCACGCTCAATGACGAAAGTTTCTGAGCGCGCCCTCTGCGAGGCGACGTTCGCGCCTGAGAGCTCGGTTGCGTTCACGACCGCTGCCCTGACCCTGCTCGGCGCCCTGCGCCCCGAAGCGCAGCAACTCACCGTGACCGAGAACGCCGGCGGGTGGGCAACGCTTCCCCACCCCACGCGCTGGGTCGCGCTCGCCTCGGCAATCGTGAAGAGCATGCCCCAGCTGCTCCGCTCCGCCCTCTCAGTGCCAGGCCGCAATCTTGCTGCCATCATCAATCACACGACCACGGTCACCTACCCCTTCATGAGCGAACCCGAGCGCGAGGCGCTCTCACTGTTCGCCGAGCATTGTGAGCACTTCGCCATCACGTCGAACGGCGTCTTCACTCCCGCCGCAGAACGGCTGCTCGCTGAGCCAGCCGATATCTCGGGGGCGATCCGCCTCGCTCATGAGCACTTTCCCGCGGCCGTTGCGGGGGTCTATCTGCAGCCTGACCTCAGCGTTATCGCGCCGGGCCCGCTCGACCCGCGGCAGGGGCTCGCGCTGCTGCAGCTCGCCGATCTCACCGCGCCGGGTCTCGCGACCACGTTCATGCTCAGCGAGCGCTCGCTCACGGCCGCCCTCGAGCGCGGCTGGAGCGTGCCCGAGATGCGTGAGTTCTTTGCAGAGACCGCGCTCACCCCACTGCCTCAACCGCTCGAATACCTACTCAAAGACCTTGCCGAGCGGCACGGAACCCTCGAGGTTCAGCCGCTCAACAACACCGACGGCGCGACGATCGTGCGCGTTCGTGACGAGCGACTCGCGCGCGAACTGCTCGCCGATTCGCGGCTGCAGCTACTTTCGCTCACCGCAACCGAGAAACCGACCGAGCTCTTCACCCGGTTCAGCCAACCGCACGTCATGGCGCTCCTGCTCGACGCGAGATATCCGGCGAGCAACGCCAACCGCTCGCGAGCACGCTCTGACGACGCGGCCGCGCACGCTGACCGCGACGAGGCAGAAACGGTGCGCCTCATCGAACAGATCGCGCCAGCCCACCGCCACGACGAAACCCAAACGCAACGCGCGTGGGCCGAGCAACAAGCGGCCCAGCTCACCGAGGGCACTCAGGGCGGCGCCGGCCTCGACATCGTTCCCGTGCTTGAACTCGCGGCGCGAACCGGCGAGACCATGCGTATCACCGTGAGCGACGGCAAACGCGAGCACCTGCTCGACCTGCAGCCGGTCTCGGTCTCGCAGGGCCGTCTGCGCGCGATCGACCCGAAAGCGCAGCTCGAACGCACCGTCTCGGTTCGCGCGATTACGGCAGTCGAGCCCATTCACAAGACCGAGGGGTAA